Proteins encoded in a region of the Coffea eugenioides isolate CCC68of chromosome 4, Ceug_1.0, whole genome shotgun sequence genome:
- the LOC113768621 gene encoding uncharacterized protein At1g51745-like, which yields MGSDDEASNKGIDASVGGLVWVRRRNGSWWPGRILGPEELPESCLVSPKSGTPVKLLGREDASVDWYNLEKSKRVKAFRCGEYDDCIEKAKAAANSSKKVVKYARREDAILHALELENARLGKDHPDFCSTMDKKDEDPQDFGKSPNSLHSQEDTEDSEDQISSSEDESDSELELSHSGVSFEEPDHPNAGKEESAEGRQWRTPNDSEDDGTEGIKRMRGLEDLGMSVVSSLKRKRSQVAHVHEFLKRKNRRRPLTKVLESTVMVSVPVLCEQLGSPTRSYLPGVSDSKVSGIESNESKRSFSIANNNSDSTGVSCENGASFNASEHAYDASLMKCKQKENEISSILGYHENGSSDSLFDVPLMAEEKHSAVISCASQKPQIGAGAQSSQCSQVETMSLGNDELNESGSTSSGTGDMNTLNQMIEKGASEWQLKGKRNSRHTSKIRRQDSRYTDADEESDVYLTAMDQDVLSLGSGRKADCSSIGGCLALNSTYRLKSRTVTDIQLDDFGGWSSSHNECHVRDLTAELPQRSLPFRLSRFVLNPKYNQSDFSLRHHITDSSLYDVNVEVKASYRPHHVPYISLMSKLNGRPIIGHPLTVDVLEDGSCDQLVSSSECHSSSYELDDDPAEDTYPLRSFDMVYERRPNSGGRTNKHQALQPRVSPAKSPKAKKNGLLLKKIRKLSSLTGHKHCDVDKKPVMEKLKGPAVACVPLKVVFSRINAALNSSMRSTHRLLPPSNG from the exons ATGGGGAGTGATGATGAGGCTAGCAACAAGGGCATTGATGCGTCGGTGGGAGGGTTGGTTTGGGTTCGCAGGCGAAACGGGTCGTGGTGGCCGGGTCGGATACTTGGTCCCGAAGAGCTGCCTGAGAGCTGTTTGGTTTCTCCAAAATCAGGGACTCCTGTTAAGCTGCTTGGGAGAGAGGATGCCAGTGT GGACTGGTATAACTTGGAAAAATCAAAACGTGTGAAAGCTTTTCGCTGTGGGGAGTATGATGATTGTATTGAGAAAGCAAAGGCAGCAGCTAATTCTTCTAAGAAGGTTGTGAAGTATGCTCGAAGAGAAGATGCCATTCTTCACGCTCTTGAACTTGAAAATGCTCGCCTAGGGAAAGATCACCCAGATTTCTGCTCAACAATGGATAAAAAAGACGAGGATCCTCAGGATTTTGGGAAGTCACCTAATTCTTTACATAGTCAAGAAGATACTGAAGATTCGGAGGATCAAATCAGTAGTTCCGAGGATGAATCTGATTCTGAACTGGAGTTATCTCATTCTGGTGTTTCATTTGAGGAGCCTGATCATCCAAATGCTGGAAAAGAGGAATCTGCAGAGGGGAGACAGTGGAGAACGCCAAATGATTCAGAAGATGATGGAACTGAAGGCATTAAGCGTATGAGAGGACTTGAGGATTTGGGCATGAGTGTGGTGTCATCATTGAAAAGGAAGAGATCTCAGGTAGCACATGTTCATGAGTtccttaaaagaaaaaatcgTCGCCGGCCATTGACCAAGGTTTTGGAAAGTACTGTGATGGTTTCGGTACCTGTCTTGTGTGAACAACTTGGTAGTCCAACTAGATCATATCTCCCTGGAGTATCTGACAGCAAAGTTTCTGGAATAGAATCTAATGAGTCAAAGAGAAGTTTTTCAATTGCTAACAACAACTCTGATAGTACTGGAGTTTCATGTGAGAATGGAGCATCATTTAATGCATCTGAACATGCTTATGATGCTTCCCTCATGAAATGTAAACAGAAGGAAAATGAAATTTCCAGCATCTTAGGTTACCATGAAAATGGTTCTTCTGACAGTTTATTTGATGTGCCTCTCATGGCAGAAGAAAAGCACTCCGCAG TGATATCTTGTGCATCTCAAAAGCCTCAAATTGGTGCTGGAGCACAGTCTAGCCAATGCAGTCAAGTTGAAACTATGTCTTTGGGAAATGACGAGCTTAATGAGTCTGGTTCTACAAGTTCAGGAACAGGTGACATGAATACCCTCAACCAGATGATAGAGAAAGGTGCTTCAGAGTGGCAGTTAAAGGGGAAGAGGAACTCTAGACACACAAGCAAAATTAGAAGGCAAGATTCAAGATACACGGATGCAGATGAGGAATCTGATGTATATTTGACAGCTATGGATCAGGATGTGCTCTCTCTGGGTTCTGGGCGAAAAGCTGATTGCAGTTCTATTGGTGGGTGCCTTGCCTTGAATAGCACCTACAGGCTAAAGTCCAGAACGGTTACTGATATTCAACTAGATGACTTTGGAGGTTGGAGCAGTTCTCACAATGAATGTCATGTTAGGGATCTAACAGCTGAGTTACCTCAGAGGTCTCTACCCTTCCGTCTATCCCGATTTGTCTTAAATCCAAAGTACAACCAATCTGATTTTTCTCTGAGACACCACATCACAGATTCTTCCTTGTACGATGTTAACGTGGAAGTGAAAGCCAGCTACCGACCTCATCATGTTCCATACATCTCTCTCATGAGCAAATTGAATGGCCGGCCAATTATAGGCCACCCTCTTACTGTAGATGTCTTGGAGGATGGCTCCTGTGATCAACTAGTGAGCAGCTCTGAATGCCATAGCAGCAGCTATGAGTTGGACGATGATCCAGCTGAAGACACTTATCCCTTGCGTAGTTTTGATATGGTTTATGAAAGAAGGCCTAATTCAGGTGGAAGGACAAACAAGCATCAAGCATTGCAACCGCGTGTTTCACCCGCAAAATCACCGAAGGCAAAGAAAAATGGgcttttgttgaaaaagatccGCAAATTGTCTTCACTCACCGGACATAAGCACTGTGATGTTGACAAAAAACCGGTGATGGAGAAGCTCAAGGGCCCTGCCGTGGCTTGTGTTCCATTGAAAGTAGTGTTCAGCAGGATTAATGCTGCTTTGAACAGCTCAATGCGATCTACGCATCGTCTTCTTCCACCAAGCAATGGGTGA
- the LOC113768128 gene encoding RWD domain-containing protein 1, whose amino-acid sequence MTDYVQEQDMEIEALEAILMDDFREIHSSESGLNTSSRCFQITLSPQDEEADDSSPSVRLALIFSHTEKYPDEPPLLSVKNLRGIQAGDLTALKEKLEQEASENLGMAMIYTLVTSAKEWLSERFAQDGDAENADEDEVAKDEIIVPHGEPVTIETFLAWRERFEAELALERAKLMPDSALTAPKEKKLAGRQWFESGRASAKGAASIDEESDEDEEDIDLDDDDFEDDEEDMLEHYLAEKSDASSHSSRRAN is encoded by the exons ATGACTG ATTATGTGCAGGAGCAGGATATGGAAATTGAAGCGCTGGAAGCCATACTTATGGATGACTTTAGAG AAATTCACTCAAGTGAAAGTGGGTTAAACACTTCAAGTCGGTGCTTTCAAATCACTCTATCTCCTCAG GATGAGGAGGCAGACGACTCAAGTCCTTCAG TTCGGCTGGCTTTAATTTTCTCACACACAGAAAAATATCCTGATGAACCTCCGCTTTTGAGTGTGAAAAA tttaAGAGGAATTCAAGCAGGAGATCTCACAGCTCTAAAGGAAAAACTTGAACAAGAG GCTTCTGAGAATCTTGGAATGGCCATGATCTACACATTGGTTACTTCAGCCAAGGAGTGGCTATCTGAAAGATTTGCTCAAGATGGCGATGCTGAGAATGCCGACGAAGATGAGGTGGCAAAAGACGAG ATAATCGTGCCTCATGGAGAGCCAGTCACGATTGAGACATTTTTGGCTTGGAGGGAAAGATTTGAAGCAGAATTAGCGCTAGAAAGAGCCAA GCTTATGCCTGATTCAGCGCTTACAGCACCCAAGGAAAAGAAGCTTGCGGGTAGACAATGGTTTGAAAGTGGAAGAGCTTCTGCG AAAGGTGCAGCTTCAATTGATGAAGAATCTGATGAGGATGAGGAAGATATTGACCTTGATGATGACGATTTTGAAG atgatgaagaagataTGTTGGAGCATTATCTGGCAGAGAAATCAGATGCATCCTCTCATTCTTCAAGGAGAGCCAATTAG
- the LOC113768129 gene encoding jacalin-related lectin 19: MEGESNQSGEKKKRIAVGPWGGNGGSPWDDGSYNGVREITLVHARCIDSMRVVYDKNGKPFVGEKHGGVGGSKTSEIKLQFPDEFLTSVSGFIAPVVHGGSPVIRALTFKSSKRTFGPYGVEEGAPFSLPIEGGQIVGFKGRSGWYLDSLGCHLSRVQTTRVLQKVQQRFKRLTSSVSLAPKESEDAGFKATKATAQGGSYY; the protein is encoded by the exons ATG GAAGGTGAGAGCAATCAGAGTGgcgagaagaagaagagaataGCAGTTGGACCATGGGGAGGAAATGGTGGAAGCCCATGGGATGATGGCAGTTACAATGGTGTCAGAGAAATTACACTAGTTCATGCCCGCTGCATAGACTCCATGCGTGTGGTCTATGATAAGAACGGGAAGCCCTTTGTTGGAGAAAAGCATGGAGGCGTTGGAGGTAGCAAAACCTCCGAG ATCAAGCTACAGTTTCCAGACGAGTTCCTGACTAGTGTAAGCGGTTTTATCGCTCCCGTGGTTCATGGTGGCAGTCCTGTGATCCGGGCACTCACGTTTAAGAGCAGTAAAAGAACCTTCGGGCCATATGGGGTTGAAGAAGGAGCGCCATTTTCCCTTCCGATTGAAGGAGGTCAAATTGTTGGCTTCAAAGGAAGGAGCGGCTGGTACTTGGACTCGCTGGGCTGTCATTTATCTCGGGTTCAAACGACAAGAGTGCTTCAGAAGGTGCAGCAGAGGTTCAAGAGACTTACAAGCTCTGTATCTTTGGCCCCTAAAGAGAGCGAGGATGCTGGCTTTAAAGCCACAAAAGCCACCGCTCAAGGAGGATCTTACTATTAA